From a single Paenibacillus sp. FSL W8-0426 genomic region:
- a CDS encoding alpha/beta hydrolase, whose product MKGAGVSRLQDVVYGQEHDNSTLDVYYPTEAKKRLPIVVWIHGGGWVMGDKGQIAHYAAELAKRGHVVVSMNYALAPQKRYPSPVMQANQALAYVKEHAAEFRGDASKLFLAGNSAGAQIASQMAAVITNPSLARLMDIHPAVDAEQLRGVLLYCGPYNLSTVGQTGFPFMRTFLWSYTGMKDYEEYPRLNEMSAVLQVTKDFPPAFITSGNKDPLTVQSVELAQVLKRLEVETETLFFSASTAKLGHDYQFALDTASGKQALHAAARFIEKHSQ is encoded by the coding sequence ATGAAAGGAGCGGGTGTTTCACGCTTGCAAGATGTCGTTTATGGGCAAGAGCATGACAATAGCACGCTCGACGTGTATTATCCAACCGAGGCGAAGAAGCGGCTGCCCATCGTTGTATGGATCCATGGCGGCGGCTGGGTTATGGGGGATAAAGGACAGATTGCCCATTATGCAGCGGAACTGGCGAAACGGGGTCACGTCGTCGTCAGCATGAATTACGCACTGGCGCCCCAAAAAAGATATCCCTCGCCTGTCATGCAGGCCAATCAGGCGCTTGCTTACGTGAAGGAACATGCAGCCGAGTTTCGCGGCGATGCATCCAAACTGTTCTTGGCCGGCAATTCTGCGGGTGCGCAGATCGCCAGCCAGATGGCAGCCGTGATCACGAACCCGTCCTTGGCCAGGTTGATGGATATTCATCCCGCCGTTGATGCGGAACAATTAAGAGGGGTGCTTCTGTACTGCGGTCCGTACAATCTGAGCACGGTCGGCCAAACCGGATTCCCGTTCATGCGCACGTTCCTGTGGTCGTATACGGGCATGAAGGATTACGAGGAATATCCGCGCTTGAACGAGATGTCCGCGGTATTGCAGGTTACGAAGGATTTTCCGCCTGCATTTATTACATCGGGGAATAAGGACCCTTTGACGGTTCAGTCGGTCGAGCTTGCCCAAGTGTTGAAACGGCTGGAAGTGGAGACCGAAACGCTCTTTTTTTCGGCTTCAACGGCCAAGCTGGGCCATGACTATCAATTTGCGCTGGACACGGCCAGCGGCAAACAGGCATTGCACGCCGCAGCGCGGTTTATCGAGAAACATAGCCAATGA
- a CDS encoding MalY/PatB family protein, with translation MKKNTFDEPINRLASGSEKWDALEEIFGVADALPMWVADMDFAAPPSVVQALQRRVQHGVYGYTVRTRDYHEAVRGWMQRRHGWHIQDEWIVFTPGIVPALSIAVQRFTEPGDAVVIQTPVYAPFYQVVRGQDRELMTNPLKLENGHYSMDLEQLESCLQTGRVKMLILCSPHNPVGRVWTREELEKLSELCLQYNVLIVSDEIHADLVHQRGTHTPLSLVSAEIAERSIICTAPSKTFNIPGLSTSNIIIPNAKLREIFSQGVQTMGLSSISTFGAVATEAAYNGAEDWLDDCLMYVQGNMDFVQQYVSEHLPQVGVHLPEATYLLWLDFRALGIPQEQLVDLLLNEAGLAFNNGTAFGSEGDGFMRMNVACPRSTVEEAMRRLHALIRRLESSK, from the coding sequence TTGAAAAAGAATACATTTGACGAACCGATTAATCGGCTTGCCTCCGGTTCGGAAAAATGGGATGCGCTGGAGGAAATATTCGGCGTTGCGGACGCGCTGCCGATGTGGGTCGCAGACATGGATTTCGCTGCGCCGCCATCTGTCGTACAGGCACTCCAACGCCGCGTGCAGCATGGGGTCTATGGTTATACTGTGCGTACCCGTGATTATCACGAGGCTGTGCGGGGCTGGATGCAGCGACGTCACGGCTGGCACATTCAGGACGAGTGGATCGTGTTTACGCCGGGAATTGTGCCGGCTTTGAGCATTGCGGTGCAGCGTTTCACCGAACCGGGAGATGCCGTCGTTATCCAAACCCCGGTATACGCGCCATTTTACCAGGTAGTGCGCGGCCAGGACCGGGAACTGATGACCAACCCGTTAAAACTGGAAAACGGCCATTATTCCATGGATCTGGAGCAACTGGAATCCTGCCTGCAAACCGGACGTGTCAAAATGCTAATTCTGTGCAGCCCGCATAACCCGGTTGGACGGGTTTGGACACGGGAGGAATTGGAAAAACTGTCCGAGCTATGCCTGCAATACAACGTGCTCATCGTTTCGGACGAAATCCATGCCGACCTTGTGCACCAACGCGGAACGCATACTCCGCTTTCGCTGGTTTCGGCCGAGATCGCCGAGCGAAGCATCATTTGCACAGCCCCAAGCAAAACGTTCAACATTCCGGGGCTTAGCACCTCCAACATCATTATTCCGAATGCCAAGCTTCGCGAAATATTCAGCCAAGGCGTGCAAACGATGGGGCTATCAAGCATCAGCACCTTTGGCGCCGTCGCCACGGAAGCGGCATATAACGGTGCCGAAGACTGGCTGGACGACTGCCTCATGTATGTCCAAGGAAACATGGATTTTGTGCAGCAATATGTCTCCGAACATTTGCCGCAGGTGGGGGTTCATCTCCCGGAAGCAACCTACCTGCTGTGGCTCGATTTTCGTGCCTTGGGCATTCCCCAGGAGCAGCTTGTTGACCTGTTGTTGAATGAGGCAGGACTTGCCTTTAATAACGGCACTGCCTTCGGTTCCGAGGGGGACGGATTCATGCGGATGAACGTGGCCTGTCCACGTTCCACGGTGGAAGAAGCGATGCGCAGGCTTCATGCACTTATACGTCGACTGGAATCCTCGAAGTAA
- a CDS encoding S9 family peptidase has translation MSKQRGITPEDLYQITWVHDPIPSPDGTRLVYVSRRVNEQQDGYVSRLMLLELDELKERPFTSGTRDHSPAWSPDGTRLAFLREHEGKTQAWLIAADGGEAIRVTHLEQGVSSLCWSPDGSSLLVKSSVKPDTGAGEDADEPDKPLRELVVDRIRMKSDASGLWNGQRAHLFVIPVDGGESRQVTSGHFDVADYAWSPDGSSIAWITQMPKAGEDNNDFSMTNHVYLARPDGSDVQQLTPEGYQFSRLAFAPDSGSIALFANDRSYGNATLTKLYVLPASGGELRCVSKDWDVQLGHAIVGDMRSTLTTTGPVYTRDGSTILCLATVHGSVRVARFPLDGRHGEYLLPAEKEIYQFAELPDGSIIAAQADVLNPGDIYLYEHSKASEQEPVQLTCSNPQLGKEIGVCTPETFWFDASDGLRLQGWIMKPAHTTKDVKVPTILEIHGGPHMMYGFTFMHEFQMLAAQGYAVVYLNPRGGLGYGQQFVNACRGDYGGGDYRDLMEALDYALSAYPYIDESRLGVTGGSYGGFMTNWIVGHTNRFKAAVTQRSISNWLSFYGVSDIGYYFTEDQIGGNAWEDTEKLWKHSPLAYVGQIQTPLLILHGEQDLRCPIEQAEQLFIALKRRGQKTRLVRFPGANHELSRGGNPYLRVRRLEHIVGWFNEHL, from the coding sequence TTGAGCAAACAGCGTGGCATTACGCCGGAGGATCTATATCAGATTACATGGGTCCATGACCCAATCCCCTCTCCCGATGGCACTCGGCTTGTCTACGTTAGCCGCAGGGTCAATGAGCAGCAGGATGGCTATGTATCCCGCTTGATGCTTTTGGAACTGGATGAGCTCAAAGAGAGGCCATTCACCTCAGGTACGCGTGATCACTCGCCTGCCTGGTCGCCGGATGGAACACGGCTGGCCTTTCTGCGGGAACATGAAGGCAAAACCCAAGCGTGGCTGATTGCTGCCGATGGCGGAGAGGCGATTCGGGTCACGCACCTTGAACAGGGTGTCAGCTCCCTGTGCTGGTCGCCCGACGGTTCGTCCTTGCTCGTGAAATCATCCGTAAAACCGGATACGGGAGCCGGAGAGGATGCGGATGAACCGGACAAACCGCTGCGGGAACTCGTAGTGGATCGAATCCGGATGAAATCCGATGCCAGCGGGTTGTGGAATGGGCAGCGAGCTCACCTCTTTGTTATACCTGTAGACGGAGGCGAATCCCGGCAGGTCACTTCCGGCCATTTCGATGTGGCTGACTATGCATGGTCACCCGACGGGTCCAGCATCGCCTGGATCACCCAAATGCCAAAGGCGGGCGAGGACAACAACGACTTTTCAATGACTAACCATGTTTACCTTGCCCGTCCGGACGGTTCGGATGTCCAGCAACTGACGCCGGAGGGCTATCAATTCAGCCGTTTGGCCTTTGCGCCGGATTCAGGGTCCATCGCGCTGTTTGCCAACGACCGTTCTTATGGCAATGCCACGCTCACCAAGTTATATGTCCTTCCTGCTTCAGGTGGGGAACTTCGCTGTGTGAGCAAGGATTGGGATGTTCAGCTCGGTCATGCCATCGTTGGCGACATGCGATCAACACTTACCACGACCGGACCGGTATATACACGGGATGGCTCAACGATTTTGTGCCTGGCCACCGTTCATGGCAGCGTACGCGTTGCCCGATTCCCGCTGGATGGACGTCATGGGGAATACCTGCTGCCTGCGGAAAAGGAAATTTATCAGTTCGCGGAATTGCCTGACGGATCGATCATTGCCGCTCAAGCCGATGTCCTGAATCCGGGTGATATTTATCTGTACGAACACAGCAAAGCATCGGAACAGGAGCCTGTGCAACTGACTTGCAGCAACCCGCAATTGGGGAAAGAAATCGGTGTCTGCACTCCTGAAACGTTTTGGTTCGATGCTTCGGACGGACTGCGTTTGCAGGGATGGATCATGAAACCCGCACATACGACCAAGGACGTCAAAGTGCCAACCATTTTGGAGATCCACGGGGGTCCGCACATGATGTACGGCTTCACGTTTATGCATGAATTCCAAATGCTCGCCGCGCAAGGTTATGCCGTCGTCTACCTTAACCCTCGTGGCGGTTTGGGCTATGGGCAGCAGTTCGTTAACGCATGCCGCGGGGATTACGGAGGCGGGGATTATCGCGATTTGATGGAAGCTTTGGACTACGCTTTATCCGCATACCCGTACATCGACGAATCCCGATTGGGCGTAACGGGAGGCAGTTACGGCGGCTTCATGACCAACTGGATCGTTGGGCATACGAACCGCTTCAAGGCCGCAGTTACGCAGCGCTCCATCTCCAATTGGCTCTCCTTCTACGGAGTCAGCGATATCGGATACTATTTCACGGAAGACCAGATTGGCGGCAACGCTTGGGAAGATACGGAAAAGCTGTGGAAGCACTCCCCTCTTGCTTATGTGGGACAGATCCAAACGCCGCTGCTGATTTTGCACGGAGAGCAAGACCTCCGCTGCCCGATCGAACAGGCAGAGCAGTTATTCATCGCCTTGAAGCGACGCGGGCAAAAGACGCGTTTGGTCCGCTTTCCCGGCGCGAATCACGAACTGTCCCGCGGCGGCAATCCGTACCTGAGAGTGCGGCGGCTGGAACACATCGTCGGCTGGTTTAACGAGCATTTATAA
- a CDS encoding aldo/keto reductase, with protein sequence MTRNKAEARTVRLPDGTELPAIGQGTWYMGESIHQRDDEVRALQSGLALGMTLIDTAEMYADGRAEEVTGEAIKGRRDEAFIVSKVYPHHAGRKHMQTACENSLKRLNTDRIDLYLLHWRGHIPLEETVQELERLKKSGKILRWGVSNLDTEDMEELWRIHGGEQCAANQVLYHAASRGIEHDLLPWQRERLIPVMAYCPLAQGGRLRRDLLEHPVIRDIASARSVRPAQIALSWVIRDGDVLAIPKAVQPDHVADNAAAMDIVLTAEELERINEAFPAPGRKVPLDMV encoded by the coding sequence ATGACCAGAAACAAAGCAGAAGCACGAACGGTGCGGCTTCCTGATGGAACGGAATTGCCGGCCATCGGGCAAGGCACTTGGTATATGGGCGAAAGCATCCATCAACGTGATGATGAGGTGAGAGCGCTGCAGAGCGGACTGGCGCTGGGCATGACGCTGATCGATACGGCGGAGATGTATGCCGACGGTAGAGCGGAAGAAGTGACGGGCGAGGCTATAAAGGGCCGTCGGGACGAAGCATTTATCGTTTCGAAAGTGTATCCCCATCATGCCGGTCGCAAGCACATGCAGACTGCCTGCGAGAACAGCCTGAAACGGTTGAACACGGATCGGATCGACTTGTATTTGCTGCATTGGCGCGGTCATATACCGCTGGAAGAGACGGTGCAGGAATTGGAGCGGCTGAAGAAGTCCGGCAAAATTTTGCGTTGGGGCGTCTCCAATCTGGATACGGAAGACATGGAAGAATTATGGCGCATACACGGCGGAGAACAGTGCGCTGCCAATCAGGTGCTGTACCATGCCGCTTCGCGCGGGATCGAGCATGATTTGCTGCCGTGGCAGCGGGAGCGCCTCATCCCCGTAATGGCTTACTGTCCTCTTGCCCAAGGGGGACGATTGCGCCGGGATCTGTTGGAGCACCCGGTCATTCGGGATATCGCCTCGGCCCGATCGGTGCGACCGGCCCAGATTGCGCTATCCTGGGTTATACGAGACGGTGACGTGCTAGCTATTCCGAAAGCGGTGCAGCCGGACCATGTGGCAGACAATGCCGCCGCGATGGACATCGTCCTGACGGCTGAAGAATTGGAACGGATCAACGAGGCTTTCCCCGCACCGGGGCGCAAAGTCCCGCTGGATATGGTCTAG
- a CDS encoding GntR family transcriptional regulator: MAMEFDNNLPIYLQIMQHIKKQIVTGKLKAGDKIPSVRELAAELQINPNTVQRTFQELEREEVVETRRGLGRYVTSEEAKIMTIKKEMAGELLERFLTGMQELGIEDRDIVAIVADAVAEGQQGKGGTGHEQHS; this comes from the coding sequence ATGGCTATGGAATTTGACAATAACTTGCCGATTTATTTGCAGATTATGCAGCATATCAAAAAACAAATCGTGACCGGAAAACTCAAGGCCGGCGACAAGATTCCTTCGGTTCGCGAGCTTGCGGCGGAATTGCAGATTAATCCCAATACCGTGCAGCGCACGTTCCAGGAGCTTGAGCGGGAAGAAGTGGTGGAAACCAGGCGCGGACTGGGCAGATACGTGACTAGCGAGGAGGCGAAAATCATGACGATCAAAAAAGAGATGGCCGGCGAACTGTTGGAGCGGTTCCTGACCGGCATGCAGGAGCTTGGCATCGAAGATCGGGATATTGTGGCCATTGTGGCGGACGCCGTTGCCGAAGGGCAGCAGGGAAAGGGAGGAACTGGACATGAGCAGCATTCTTGA
- a CDS encoding ABC transporter ATP-binding protein, whose translation MSSILELSNVSKNYGSKRALRDVSLRIEPGKIVGLLGSNGSGKSTLMKLAAGLLHPSSGTIEINGRPVGLETKTLVSFMPDRPLTESWMKVRDAVAYFRDFFPDFDEAKAREMLAFMKLDAGERVRNLSKGMNERLQLTLALSRKAHLYLLDEPIAGVDPVARGKILDAIVKFYDEDSSLIISTHLVSDIERIFDEVVFIREGEMLMKEEVETLRLQHGKSVDDMFKEVYAE comes from the coding sequence ATGAGCAGCATTCTTGAACTAAGCAATGTCAGCAAAAACTATGGCAGCAAAAGGGCGCTTCGCGATGTTTCGCTGCGCATTGAACCCGGCAAGATCGTCGGTTTGTTGGGCAGCAATGGCAGCGGCAAAAGTACGCTGATGAAGCTGGCTGCAGGTCTGCTGCATCCGAGCAGCGGAACGATTGAGATCAACGGCAGGCCCGTTGGACTGGAAACGAAAACCTTGGTGTCGTTTATGCCGGATCGGCCCTTGACCGAAAGCTGGATGAAGGTGCGTGATGCCGTGGCTTATTTCCGGGATTTCTTTCCGGATTTTGATGAAGCAAAGGCCCGTGAAATGCTTGCTTTCATGAAGCTTGATGCCGGGGAACGGGTACGCAATCTGTCCAAAGGCATGAATGAACGCCTGCAGCTGACCTTGGCGCTTTCCCGGAAAGCACATCTTTACTTGCTCGATGAGCCGATCGCAGGGGTGGACCCGGTGGCCCGTGGCAAAATACTGGATGCCATCGTCAAGTTCTACGACGAAGATAGCAGTCTGATCATATCGACGCATCTTGTCAGTGATATCGAACGGATCTTCGATGAGGTTGTATTTATACGTGAAGGCGAAATGTTAATGAAGGAAGAGGTGGAGACACTTCGTCTCCAGCACGGGAAAAGCGTGGATGACATGTTCAAGGAGGTATATGCGGAATGA
- a CDS encoding WYL domain-containing protein produces MNLFEKMFNYQMMTKLNETGLFTWTAQERAWLRMMLDHPSAQGALTPQTREKLVHMLDGEQDMHLGEYLTEKAKSEEASVHHPLLKPLREMLLKRQGFRLTGRVRHGRVSHDQLGYPYRLEYSMVKKEWYVLWYAPRYRKLMATKLHSIVAIEPVELNPEDIGRYNRQIALLTDRRKTSITIEVLPEYNPELSRILYAFSCFEKQVTYDEPTQTYRTELSVPRGEIDYVLSKMRFLGKRVRIIEDEVLRGRMSETAAKVLARYAESDMEEIGNEKDRKSRGMNNSSIEKKEISGSV; encoded by the coding sequence ATGAACCTGTTCGAGAAAATGTTCAATTACCAGATGATGACGAAGCTGAATGAAACCGGACTGTTTACCTGGACGGCGCAGGAACGCGCCTGGCTTCGCATGATGCTGGATCACCCGTCGGCGCAAGGCGCGCTGACCCCGCAGACACGCGAGAAGCTGGTGCACATGCTGGACGGGGAGCAAGACATGCACCTTGGCGAGTATTTGACCGAAAAAGCAAAAAGCGAGGAAGCCAGCGTCCATCATCCGCTGTTGAAACCGCTGCGCGAGATGCTGCTGAAGCGGCAGGGCTTCCGGCTGACAGGCCGGGTGCGTCACGGGCGCGTCAGCCATGATCAGCTGGGATACCCGTATCGCCTCGAATATTCCATGGTCAAAAAGGAATGGTATGTCCTGTGGTACGCTCCGCGTTATCGCAAACTGATGGCTACCAAACTGCACAGCATCGTGGCCATAGAGCCCGTGGAGTTGAACCCTGAAGATATCGGCCGCTACAACAGGCAGATTGCCCTGTTGACCGACCGCCGAAAAACAAGCATCACCATTGAAGTGCTGCCTGAATACAACCCCGAATTGTCGCGTATTCTGTACGCCTTCTCCTGCTTCGAGAAACAAGTCACGTACGATGAGCCTACACAAACTTATCGGACTGAGCTTAGCGTGCCTCGCGGCGAAATCGATTATGTCCTATCCAAAATGCGCTTTCTGGGCAAACGCGTACGCATCATCGAGGATGAGGTCTTACGTGGACGCATGTCCGAAACGGCAGCCAAAGTATTGGCTCGGTATGCCGAAAGTGACATGGAGGAGATCGGCAATGAAAAGGATAGGAAATCCAGGGGCATGAACAACAGCTCCATTGAAAAAAAGGAAATCAGCGGCAGCGTTTAG
- a CDS encoding WYL domain-containing transcriptional regulator, whose product MAKESFDKEIQFLRMLSLTSGAYSRKQYAERLGISIHTFDKTTRRLKEIVQTVAEQQSAPEQGVEIADLIRFQYGDSAEPLLLFLYRAKSMKETEVQRLSVILHALQDEPLTAMELLDACCEGMPEDMALPDEKTIRSDLKYLEEVGVIRKQPGGRPYRYKLEQDALTELTAEEQLELYDFVDIMANTQVPSVQGYLLRDSLKKAIAASYPQEEAMDPFIYKYHYYSRILDEAHLYPLLAAIRERKRVQFIYYSPKKPSSYSSQNTNPLFERESGGRLNRIIPLEIVYDHQYGRWYVIGYQGRRRFVKFRMEGITQLEEQDDIEEKYMSRLKQEWAELSRYSWLVDTGQPVTVKVRFFHPLHNERNFILDRVRLQGQWGTITPETDESFLYEIQVNGTTEIKPWLRSFGSSCEVLEPRRLRQEMIQEWKEIAAYYEPVRENVQLPDDDEAE is encoded by the coding sequence ATGGCCAAAGAAAGCTTTGACAAGGAAATCCAGTTTCTTCGCATGCTCTCGCTGACAAGCGGGGCTTACAGCCGCAAGCAATACGCAGAGAGACTTGGCATATCTATACATACGTTCGACAAAACGACCCGCCGTTTAAAGGAAATCGTGCAAACCGTCGCAGAGCAGCAAAGCGCGCCTGAACAAGGAGTCGAAATAGCAGACCTCATCCGGTTCCAATACGGGGATTCCGCAGAGCCTCTGTTGCTGTTTCTGTACCGGGCCAAATCGATGAAAGAAACCGAGGTACAGCGCTTATCCGTTATTTTGCATGCCCTTCAGGATGAACCGCTTACTGCCATGGAGCTGCTGGATGCTTGCTGCGAGGGAATGCCTGAAGACATGGCGCTGCCCGACGAAAAAACGATCCGTTCCGACCTGAAATACCTGGAAGAAGTCGGGGTCATTCGCAAGCAGCCCGGCGGCAGGCCATATCGCTACAAGCTGGAACAGGACGCGCTGACGGAACTGACGGCAGAGGAACAACTGGAGCTGTACGATTTTGTGGATATTATGGCGAATACTCAGGTTCCGTCGGTACAGGGCTACCTGCTGCGCGACAGTCTAAAAAAGGCCATTGCCGCGAGTTATCCGCAAGAAGAAGCGATGGACCCGTTCATTTACAAGTATCATTATTACTCGCGCATTCTCGACGAAGCCCATTTGTATCCTCTCCTTGCTGCCATCCGGGAGCGCAAAAGGGTACAGTTCATATACTACTCGCCCAAAAAACCGTCCAGTTACAGCTCGCAGAATACAAATCCGTTGTTCGAGCGCGAATCGGGCGGACGGCTCAATCGCATCATCCCGCTGGAGATTGTATACGACCACCAGTACGGACGATGGTATGTCATCGGCTATCAGGGAAGACGCAGATTCGTCAAATTCCGGATGGAAGGCATTACCCAACTGGAGGAACAGGATGACATCGAAGAAAAATACATGAGTCGGCTGAAGCAGGAATGGGCAGAACTTAGCCGCTATAGCTGGCTTGTGGACACGGGCCAACCGGTAACGGTAAAGGTACGTTTCTTCCATCCTTTGCACAACGAACGCAATTTCATACTGGATCGCGTTCGGCTGCAAGGACAATGGGGAACGATCACGCCGGAAACGGACGAATCTTTCCTCTACGAAATCCAGGTCAACGGCACAACGGAAATCAAGCCATGGCTGCGCAGCTTCGGTTCCAGCTGCGAAGTGCTGGAGCCGCGCAGGCTGCGGCAGGAAATGATCCAGGAATGGAAGGAGATTGCGGCGTATTATGAACCTGTTCGAGAAAATGTTCAATTACCAGATGATGACGAAGCTGAATGA